The window TCAGCGCCGGGGGGGCTATTTTCCCAAATACCAACAACTATTGGAGGCTGTACCTGAGCTATTAGCAGACCACTACCCATTGCCATCCCTGCTGCACGGTGATCTGTGGTCAGGCAATGCTGCTATTACCCGCGATGGCGAACCGACAATTTTTGATCCTGCTACCTATCGGGGCGATCGTGAGGCTGATCTAGCCATGACAGAACTGTTTGGAGGGTTTCCTGCGGCATTTTACCAGGGCTACAATCGCGTATTTCCCCTAGAGCCGGGCTACCGTCAACGCAAGACGCTTTATAACCTGTATCACATCCTTAACCACTTCAATCTGTTTGGCGGTGGCTATGAGTCTCAGGCAAACCAGATGATTGCCCAGCTCTTAAGAGGCTGATCCCAGCCTT of the Cyanobacteriota bacterium genome contains:
- a CDS encoding fructosamine kinase family protein; this translates as QRRGGYFPKYQQLLEAVPELLADHYPLPSLLHGDLWSGNAAITRDGEPTIFDPATYRGDREADLAMTELFGGFPAAFYQGYNRVFPLEPGYRQRKTLYNLYHILNHFNLFGGGYESQANQMIAQLLRG